In a genomic window of Muntiacus reevesi chromosome 1, mMunRee1.1, whole genome shotgun sequence:
- the ANKRD34B gene encoding ankyrin repeat domain-containing protein 34B, producing the protein MDECVEISSDGNSLIKAVHQSRLRLTRLLLEGGAYINESNDRGETPLMIACKTKHVDHQSVSKAKMVKYLLENNADPNIQDKSGKTALMHACLEKAGPEVVSLLLKSGADLSLQDHSSSSALVYAINSEDRETLKVLLSACKAKGKEVIIITTAKSPSGRHTTKQYLNMPPGGVDGCHTPATCASPSEIDLKTASSPLSHSSETETTLFGFKDLEPAGSSDDTGDRGSPVRKPGLAPNGPKLPQAPHWIRSPPSLMHRVASLQEELQDITPEEELSYKANRLALSKRFITRHQSIDVKDTVHLLRAFDQASSRKMSFDEVNHQSFFSEGNQQCIDIPVDQDPDSNQTIFASTLRSIVQKRNSGANHYSSDSQLSAGLTPAASDDGKALIGKKKILSPSSSLLSGSKELLENTPLGPLSRRTHALLERRGSGAFPLDHNSTQTRPGFLPPLNVNPHPPISDVNVSNKISSLLSCGQKVLMPTVPSFPKEFKSKKMLLRRQSLQTEQIKQLVNF; encoded by the coding sequence ATGGATGAATGTGTTGAAATTTCCAGTGATGGAAATTCTCTAATTAAAGCGGTCCATCAGAGCCGGCTTCGCCTAACAAGACTTTTGTTGGAAGGTGGCGCCTACATCAATGAGAGCAATGACCGTGGGGAAACACCTTTAATGATTGCTTGTAAGACCAAGCATGTTGATCACCAGAGTGTCAGTAAAGCCAAAATGGTTAAGTACCTGTTAGAAAACAATGCTGATCCCAACATACAGGACAAATCTGGGAAAACTGCCTTAATGCATGCTTGCTTAGAAAAAGCTGGTCCTGAAGTTGTTTCGTTGCTCCTAAAGAGCGGGGCTGACCTCAGCTTGCAAGATCATTCTAGTTCCTCGGCCCTGGTTTATGCTATCAATTCAGAAGATAGAGAGACCCTGAAAGTTCTCCTTAGTGCTTGCaaggcaaaggggaaagaggtcaTTATCATAACGACAGCAAAATCGCCCTCTGGCAGACACACCACCAAACAGTACTTAAATATGCCTCCTGGGGGTGTGGATGGGTGTCATACCCCAGCCACCTGTGCCTCTCCTTCAGAAATAGACTTAAAAACAGCCTCATCGCCACTTTCACATTCTTCTGAAACTGAAACGACACTCTTTGGCTTTAAAGATCTGGAGCCTGCAGGAAGCAGTGATGATACTGGGGATCGAGGCTCCCCTGTGAGGAAGCCTGGTCTGGCCCCTAATGGGCCCAAGCTCCCTCAGGCTCCTCACTGGATCAGGAGCCCTCCTTCGTTAATGCACAGAGTGGCCTCCTTACAAGAGGAGCTCCAGGATATTACTCCAGAGGAAGAATTATCCTACAAAGCCAACCGGCTGGCACTTTCCAAGCGATTCATTACTAggcaccaaagtattgatgtaAAAGACACTGTGCATTTGCTAAGAGCCTTTGATCAGGCCAGCTCAAGAAAGATGTCATTTGACGAAGTAAATCATcaatcatttttttctgaaggaaatcagcaaTGCATTGACATCCCAGTGGATCAGGACCCAGACTCTAACCAGACAATATTTGCTTCCACCCTAAGAAGTATAGTTCAAAAAAGAAACTCAGGGGCAAATCACTACAGTTCTGATTCCCAGCTCTCAGCTGGTCTTACCCCTGCAGCTTCAGACGACGGCAAAGCACttataggaaagaaaaagattctcTCGCCATCTTCTTCCTTGCTATCAGGGTCCAAAGAATTGTTGGAGAATACCCCCCTAGGTCCCCTGAGCAGGAGAACTCATGCCCTTTTAGAAAGGCGTGGTTCAGGAGCTTTCCCTTTAGATCACAACAGTACGCAAACCAGACCAGGATTCCTGCCACCCTTAAATGTGAATCCTCACCCTCCCATATCAGATGTCAATGTCAGCAACAAGATTTCCAGCCTTCTTTCTTGTGGTCAAAAAGTGCTTATGCCAACAGTTCCTAGTTTCCCCAAAGAATTCAAAAGTAAAAAGATGTTGTTAAGGAGACAATCATTGCAAACAGAGCAAATTAAGCAGTTAGTTAATTTTTAA